The Cryptosporangium minutisporangium genome has a segment encoding these proteins:
- the paaK gene encoding phenylacetate--CoA ligase PaaK translates to MEDLSPRPGELEPIETASRDELTALQTRRLRWTVRRAYDNVAHYRAAFDAAGVHPDDLKTLDDLVRLPFTTKADLRDNYPFGMFAVPRDQIVRIHASSGTTGRPTVVGYTRDDLDVWATVVARSIRAAGGRPGMVLHNAYGYGLFTGGLGAHAGAEKLGCTVVPVSGGMTERQVRLIQDFRPDVIMVTPSYMLALTDEMERQGVDPRTTSLKVGIFGAEPWTNDMRREIEQRLDMHAVDIYGLSEIIGPGVANECVETKDGLHVWEDHFYPEVIDPISGQPLPDGEEGELVLTSLTKQAMPMIRYRTRDLTRLLPGTARTMRRIEKITGRSDDMMIVRGVNLFPTQIEELILGTATLSPHFQCVLDRDGRLDTLTVRVERRESAPAADAAEAGAQLEHLVKNRIGVSVSVDVVEPGGIERSVGKMRRIVDQRRPH, encoded by the coding sequence GTGGAGGACCTCAGCCCTCGCCCCGGCGAGTTGGAGCCGATCGAGACGGCGTCGCGCGACGAGCTGACCGCGCTGCAGACGCGACGTCTGCGGTGGACGGTCCGGCGCGCCTACGACAACGTCGCCCACTACCGCGCCGCGTTCGACGCGGCCGGTGTGCACCCGGACGACCTGAAGACCCTCGACGACCTGGTGCGGTTACCGTTCACCACCAAGGCCGACCTCCGGGACAACTACCCGTTCGGCATGTTCGCGGTGCCCCGCGACCAGATCGTCCGGATCCACGCGTCCTCCGGTACGACCGGCCGGCCGACGGTCGTCGGCTACACCCGCGACGACCTCGACGTGTGGGCGACCGTCGTCGCCCGCAGCATCCGCGCCGCCGGCGGAAGGCCGGGCATGGTGCTGCACAACGCCTACGGCTACGGGCTGTTCACCGGTGGCCTCGGCGCGCACGCCGGTGCCGAGAAGCTGGGGTGCACGGTCGTGCCGGTCTCCGGCGGGATGACCGAGCGCCAGGTCCGGCTCATCCAGGACTTCCGCCCGGACGTCATCATGGTGACGCCGTCCTACATGCTCGCGCTGACCGACGAGATGGAGCGCCAGGGCGTCGATCCACGCACGACGTCGCTGAAGGTGGGCATCTTCGGGGCGGAGCCGTGGACCAACGACATGCGGCGCGAGATCGAGCAGCGTCTGGACATGCACGCGGTCGACATCTACGGGCTGTCGGAGATCATCGGGCCCGGCGTCGCGAACGAGTGCGTCGAGACCAAGGACGGCCTGCACGTCTGGGAGGACCACTTCTACCCGGAGGTCATCGACCCGATCAGCGGGCAGCCGCTGCCCGACGGCGAGGAGGGCGAACTCGTCCTCACCTCGCTGACCAAGCAGGCGATGCCGATGATCCGCTACCGGACCCGCGACCTGACCCGCCTGCTGCCCGGCACCGCGCGCACGATGCGGCGGATCGAGAAGATCACCGGGCGCTCCGACGACATGATGATCGTCCGCGGAGTGAACCTGTTCCCGACCCAGATCGAGGAGCTGATCCTCGGCACCGCCACGCTCAGCCCGCACTTCCAGTGCGTCCTCGACCGGGACGGCCGTCTCGACACGCTGACCGTCCGGGTCGAACGGCGGGAGTCGGCCCCGGCCGCGGACGCCGCCGAGGCCGGAGCGCAGCTGGAACACCTGGTGAAGAACCGGATCGGCGTC
- a CDS encoding enoyl-CoA hydratase/isomerase family protein → MSGTSEVLLERIGAAAVVTLNRPRRRNALDAAAKTALHETLARVAADDGVRAVLLTGAGDAFCVGQDLAEHAEALRADPAHAFDTVERDYAPIVSLLATMDKPVVAGVNGACVGAGLALALACDVRVFAEDAVLATAFTGIGLTCDSGLSATLAGAVGVSRARELVLLGTSFRPADAVAWGVSGTVVARSEVEAAGRTLVAELAQGPTAAYAATKRLFAASPHERSLDATLRAEARAQAALGLTADHAGAVEAFLAKQKPVFTGR, encoded by the coding sequence ATGAGCGGGACGAGCGAAGTGCTGCTGGAGCGGATCGGCGCCGCCGCGGTGGTCACGCTCAACCGTCCGCGGCGGCGGAACGCGCTGGACGCCGCCGCCAAGACCGCGCTGCACGAGACGCTCGCGCGGGTGGCCGCCGACGACGGCGTCCGGGCGGTGCTGCTGACCGGCGCCGGCGACGCGTTCTGCGTCGGACAGGACCTCGCCGAGCACGCCGAAGCCCTGCGTGCCGACCCGGCACACGCGTTCGACACGGTGGAGCGCGACTACGCGCCGATCGTCAGCCTCCTCGCGACGATGGACAAGCCGGTCGTCGCCGGGGTGAACGGCGCGTGCGTCGGAGCAGGGCTGGCGCTCGCGCTCGCCTGCGACGTCCGGGTGTTCGCCGAGGACGCGGTGCTGGCCACCGCGTTCACCGGGATCGGGCTGACCTGCGACTCCGGGTTGTCGGCGACGCTGGCCGGTGCGGTCGGGGTGTCCCGAGCGCGGGAGCTGGTGCTGCTCGGGACGTCGTTCCGCCCCGCGGACGCCGTCGCGTGGGGCGTCTCGGGCACGGTCGTGGCCCGATCCGAGGTCGAGGCTGCCGGACGGACGCTCGTCGCGGAGCTGGCGCAGGGGCCGACCGCCGCCTACGCGGCGACCAAGCGGCTGTTCGCGGCGAGCCCACACGAGAGGAGCCTGGACGCGACCCTGCGGGCCGAGGCGCGAGCCCAGGCAGCGCTGGGGCTCACCGCCGACCACGCCGGAGCCGTCGAGGCGTTCCTCGCCAAGCAGAAACCCGTCTTCACCGGCCGCTGA
- the paaZ gene encoding phenylacetic acid degradation bifunctional protein PaaZ, producing the protein MTPLLESYCAGRWVRADDEGEPLLDAATGEEVARISSRGLDVGAMVRHARSVGGPALRALTFHERAALLKALAKHLTAGKDALAELSMRTGATARDTAIDVDGGIGTLFSYASKGTRELPNDTIVLDGSAERLGKGGTFVGQHVYTSRPGVAVQINAFNFPVWGMLEKLGPALLAGLPTIVKPASQTAYLTELAVRRILESGLLPEGSLQLIAGGAGSLLDELTVHDSVAFTGSAHTAGILRRHPNVVDGGVVLGVEADSLNCSILGPDVRPGDPEFDLFVKGVVTEMTVKAGQKCTAIRRVLVPEPLADTVIEALEARLSRISVGDPRNPDVRMGALASLGQRDEVRKAVEALRASADVVIGDPDGGALLDGDPDRGAFLTPLVLRATDGATEPHDVEPFGPVSTVLTYDALDQAVALAARGKGSLVASVASHDPQVVRDVVLGLAPWHGRVLVLDRDDAAESTGHGSPLPTLVHGGPGRAGGGEELGGVRAVLRHLQRTAIQASPDLLTAVTGRWTPGARQPESDVHPFRKSLADLRIGDTIRSAARTVTLADIEHFADFTGDTFYAHTDAEAAARNPLFGGIVAHGYLVVSLAAGLFVEPSPGPVLANYGVDDLRFLTPVKAGDSIAVTLTVKQITPRNTADYGEVRWDAVVTNQDGKPVATYDVLTLVAKTWAAS; encoded by the coding sequence ATGACGCCGCTACTGGAGAGTTACTGCGCCGGACGTTGGGTGCGCGCCGACGACGAGGGCGAGCCGCTGCTCGACGCGGCCACCGGCGAGGAGGTCGCGCGGATCTCCAGCCGCGGCCTGGACGTCGGCGCCATGGTGCGGCACGCCCGGTCGGTCGGCGGGCCCGCGCTGCGGGCGCTGACGTTCCACGAGCGCGCGGCCCTGCTCAAGGCGCTCGCCAAGCACCTGACCGCAGGGAAGGATGCGTTGGCTGAGTTGTCGATGCGCACCGGTGCCACGGCGCGCGATACCGCGATCGACGTCGACGGCGGCATCGGCACGCTGTTCAGCTACGCCAGCAAGGGCACCCGCGAACTGCCCAACGACACGATCGTGCTGGACGGCTCCGCCGAGCGCCTCGGCAAGGGCGGGACGTTCGTCGGCCAGCACGTCTACACGTCGCGGCCGGGCGTCGCGGTGCAGATCAACGCGTTCAACTTCCCGGTCTGGGGAATGCTCGAGAAGCTCGGCCCGGCGCTCCTCGCCGGGCTGCCGACGATCGTCAAGCCAGCGAGCCAGACCGCGTACCTCACCGAGCTGGCCGTGCGGCGCATCCTCGAGTCCGGACTGCTGCCCGAGGGGTCGCTGCAGCTGATCGCCGGCGGCGCCGGGAGCCTGCTGGACGAGCTGACCGTGCACGACTCGGTGGCGTTCACCGGCTCCGCCCACACCGCCGGGATCCTGCGGCGGCACCCGAACGTCGTCGACGGGGGAGTGGTCCTCGGCGTGGAGGCCGACTCGCTCAACTGCTCGATCCTCGGCCCCGACGTGCGGCCGGGCGACCCCGAATTCGACCTGTTCGTCAAGGGCGTGGTCACCGAGATGACGGTGAAGGCCGGGCAGAAGTGCACGGCGATCCGCCGGGTGCTCGTTCCGGAACCGCTCGCCGACACCGTGATCGAGGCGCTCGAGGCCCGGCTGTCCCGGATTTCCGTCGGCGACCCGCGCAACCCGGACGTCCGGATGGGGGCGCTCGCCAGCCTCGGCCAGCGCGACGAGGTCCGGAAGGCCGTGGAGGCGCTGCGGGCGAGCGCGGACGTGGTGATCGGTGATCCGGACGGTGGTGCGCTGCTCGACGGCGATCCGGACCGGGGCGCATTCCTCACCCCGCTGGTGTTGCGCGCGACGGACGGCGCGACCGAGCCGCACGACGTCGAGCCGTTCGGACCGGTCAGCACCGTGCTCACCTACGACGCCCTCGACCAGGCGGTCGCTCTCGCCGCTCGGGGCAAGGGCAGCCTCGTCGCCTCGGTGGCCAGCCACGATCCGCAGGTCGTGCGCGACGTCGTGCTCGGGCTGGCGCCGTGGCACGGGCGGGTCCTGGTGCTCGACCGCGACGACGCGGCCGAATCGACCGGGCACGGCTCCCCGCTCCCGACCCTGGTGCACGGTGGACCGGGGCGGGCCGGCGGCGGCGAGGAACTCGGCGGCGTCCGCGCGGTGCTCCGCCACCTGCAGCGCACCGCGATCCAGGCGTCACCGGACCTGCTCACGGCGGTCACCGGCCGCTGGACGCCCGGCGCGCGCCAGCCGGAGAGCGACGTCCACCCGTTCCGGAAGAGCCTCGCGGACCTGCGGATCGGCGACACGATCCGGTCCGCGGCCCGAACCGTCACGCTCGCCGACATCGAGCACTTCGCGGACTTCACCGGAGACACGTTCTACGCGCACACCGACGCCGAGGCCGCCGCCCGCAACCCGCTGTTCGGCGGCATCGTCGCGCACGGCTACCTGGTGGTGTCGCTCGCCGCCGGGCTGTTCGTGGAGCCGTCACCGGGCCCGGTGCTCGCCAACTACGGCGTGGACGACCTGCGGTTCCTCACCCCGGTCAAGGCCGGGGACAGCATCGCGGTGACGCTGACCGTCAAGCAGATCACGCCACGGAACACCGCCGACTACGGCGAGGTCCGCTGGGACGCCGTGGTGACCAACCAGGACGGTAAGCCGGTCGCCACCTACGACGTGCTGACGCTCGTCGCGAAGACGTGGGCGGCGTCGTGA
- the paaA gene encoding 1,2-phenylacetyl-CoA epoxidase subunit PaaA codes for MPEAYRKTLVRQIAQHAHSEIIGMQPEGNWIGRAPSLRRKAILLAKVQDEAGHGLYLYAACETLGVSRDELVELLLAGKQKYSSIFNYPTLSYADVGTIGWLVDGAAICNQVPLCRTSYGPYGRAMIRICKEESFHQRQGYELLATMVRGTDEQRAMVQESVDRFWWPSLMMFGPPDTDSPNSAQSMAWGIKRNSNDELRQKFVDMTVPQADALGVTLPDPALRWNAARGHYDFGPPDWDEFAAVIRGDGPCNAQRIAHRRAAHDEGSWVREAATAFAARTER; via the coding sequence ATGCCCGAGGCTTACCGGAAAACGCTCGTGCGGCAGATCGCCCAGCACGCGCACTCGGAGATCATCGGCATGCAGCCGGAGGGCAACTGGATCGGCCGGGCGCCCTCGCTGCGGCGCAAGGCGATCCTGCTCGCGAAGGTCCAGGACGAAGCCGGCCACGGCCTCTACCTCTACGCGGCCTGCGAGACGCTCGGCGTCTCCCGCGACGAGCTCGTCGAGCTGCTGCTGGCCGGGAAGCAGAAGTACTCGTCGATCTTCAACTACCCGACGCTGTCCTACGCCGACGTCGGCACGATCGGCTGGCTGGTCGACGGCGCCGCGATCTGCAACCAGGTGCCGCTGTGCCGGACCTCCTACGGCCCGTACGGGCGGGCGATGATCCGGATTTGCAAGGAGGAGTCGTTCCACCAGCGGCAGGGCTACGAACTGCTGGCGACGATGGTGCGCGGCACCGACGAGCAACGCGCGATGGTGCAGGAGTCCGTCGACCGGTTCTGGTGGCCGTCGCTGATGATGTTCGGGCCGCCCGACACCGACTCGCCGAACAGCGCGCAGTCGATGGCCTGGGGCATCAAGCGCAACTCCAACGACGAGCTGCGGCAGAAGTTCGTCGACATGACCGTGCCGCAGGCCGACGCGCTCGGCGTCACGCTGCCCGATCCGGCGCTGCGCTGGAACGCCGCACGCGGCCACTACGACTTCGGACCGCCGGACTGGGACGAGTTCGCCGCGGTGATCCGCGGCGACGGCCCGTGCAACGCGCAGCGGATCGCGCACCGCCGGGCCGCCCACGACGAGGGCTCCTGGGTACGCGAGGCCGCGACCGCGTTCGCCGCACGGACCGAGCGATGA
- the paaB gene encoding 1,2-phenylacetyl-CoA epoxidase subunit PaaB encodes MTADRRDWPLYEVFVRAKRGLNHVHVGSLHAPDDTMAVHHARDVYTRRNEGVSIWVVRADAITASSPDEKGPLFAPNADKVYRHPTFYEIPANVPHM; translated from the coding sequence ATGACCGCGGATCGGCGGGACTGGCCGCTCTACGAGGTGTTCGTCCGGGCCAAGCGCGGGCTCAACCACGTCCACGTCGGATCCCTTCACGCACCGGACGACACCATGGCCGTCCACCACGCCCGCGACGTCTACACCCGCCGCAACGAGGGCGTGAGCATCTGGGTCGTCCGCGCCGACGCGATCACCGCGTCCAGCCCGGACGAGAAGGGCCCACTCTTCGCCCCGAACGCCGACAAGGTCTACCGCCACCCCACGTTCTACGAGATCCCGGCGAACGTCCCCCACATGTGA
- the paaC gene encoding 1,2-phenylacetyl-CoA epoxidase subunit PaaC, producing MMDDDSIYAGLLDNDSTQWAFGTNFEDPLAGVDTTVPDGVDHTALATYCLMLADDALVLSQRLSEWCSRAPDLEEDIALANMALDLLGQARLLLARAAAADPRVVPALPDGSPVPAEDALAFFRDAEQFRNVRLAEVSGGDFAHVVVRILLFASARLALLDRLRSSRDHVLAAVAAKGVKELTYHRDWAARWFRTLARGTAESHRRLRTALDALWPLYPELVSAHPVERSTAVAIVVDLDGLPS from the coding sequence CTGATGGACGACGACAGCATCTACGCCGGCCTGCTGGACAACGACTCCACGCAGTGGGCGTTCGGAACGAACTTCGAGGATCCGCTGGCCGGGGTCGACACGACGGTTCCGGACGGCGTCGACCACACCGCTCTCGCCACGTACTGCCTGATGCTCGCCGACGACGCGCTCGTGCTGTCCCAGCGGCTCTCCGAGTGGTGCAGCCGCGCCCCGGACCTGGAGGAGGACATCGCGCTGGCGAACATGGCGCTGGACCTGCTCGGTCAGGCGCGCCTGCTGCTGGCCCGCGCCGCCGCGGCGGACCCGCGGGTCGTGCCCGCGCTGCCGGACGGCTCACCGGTCCCGGCGGAGGACGCGCTGGCGTTCTTCCGCGACGCCGAGCAGTTCCGCAACGTGCGGCTCGCCGAGGTATCGGGCGGCGACTTCGCGCACGTCGTCGTCCGGATCCTGCTGTTCGCCTCCGCGCGGCTCGCACTGCTCGACCGGCTGCGGAGCAGCCGGGACCACGTGCTGGCGGCGGTGGCCGCGAAGGGCGTCAAGGAGCTGACCTACCACCGCGACTGGGCCGCCCGGTGGTTCCGCACGCTGGCGCGCGGCACCGCGGAGTCCCACCGGCGGCTGCGCACCGCGCTCGACGCGCTCTGGCCGCTCTACCCGGAGCTGGTGTCGGCGCACCCGGTGGAGCGTTCGACGGCGGTGGCGATCGTCGTCGACCTGGACGGCCTGCCGTCCG
- a CDS encoding Phenylacetic acid catabolic protein, giving the protein DLDGLPSDVDAVLDQVFAVSGVARPQHPPLAGVGGRTGRDGLHTEALSRMLAEMQVVARAHPMGRW; this is encoded by the coding sequence GACCTGGACGGCCTGCCGTCCGACGTCGACGCGGTCCTCGACCAGGTGTTCGCGGTGAGCGGCGTCGCGCGGCCGCAGCACCCGCCGCTGGCCGGCGTCGGCGGGCGGACCGGGCGCGACGGGCTGCACACCGAGGCGCTCAGCCGGATGCTCGCCGAGATGCAGGTGGTCGCGCGCGCCCACCCGATGGGGCGCTGGTGA
- the paaD gene encoding 1,2-phenylacetyl-CoA epoxidase subunit PaaD — translation MNAETRTTSEARARAVAAEVRDPELPMLTLGDLGVLREVRMEGDGVVAVITPTYSGCPALATMRDDLVHRLTDAGFPRVEVRIALAPAWSTDWISERGRAALRAAGLSPPGPARREPGPVALTFGPTRRAPRCPRCGADATRLVSEFGATACKALYRCTACLEPFEHVKEV, via the coding sequence GTGAACGCCGAGACCCGAACGACCTCGGAGGCCCGGGCGCGCGCCGTCGCTGCCGAGGTGCGCGACCCGGAGCTGCCGATGCTGACCCTGGGTGACCTCGGGGTGCTGCGGGAGGTCCGGATGGAGGGGGACGGGGTCGTCGCGGTGATCACGCCGACGTACTCCGGTTGCCCCGCGCTGGCGACCATGCGGGACGACCTGGTCCATCGTCTGACCGACGCGGGCTTCCCGCGCGTCGAGGTGCGCATCGCGCTGGCGCCGGCCTGGTCGACCGACTGGATCTCCGAGCGGGGCCGCGCCGCCCTCCGCGCGGCGGGCCTGTCGCCGCCGGGACCGGCACGCCGGGAACCCGGTCCGGTGGCGCTCACCTTCGGCCCGACCCGCCGCGCCCCACGGTGCCCGCGCTGCGGTGCGGACGCCACCCGACTGGTGTCCGAGTTCGGCGCCACCGCGTGCAAGGCCCTCTACCGCTGCACTGCCTGCCTGGAGCCGTTCGAGCACGTCAAGGAGGTGTGA